From Pseudoalteromonas sp. Scap06:
GTAGCCGCGAGAAGCAGCAACAAATGCCAATGCAATACCGGTATTACCTGATGTTGGTTCTATAAGCTCTTTATCTTTGGTAAGTTGACCTGATTTTTCAGCTTCCCAAATCATTGATGCACCAATACGGCATTTGATACTAAAGCTAGGATTGCGTGATTCAACTTTAGCGTATACATTCCCACCTGTAACACGGTTAAGTTTTACCAACGGTGTGTTACCGATGCTTAGTGAGTTATCTTCAAAAATAGTAGACATAATGTTCCTTTAGGTACAATCTGATCAACACGTTAACAGCTGCTCTATTAACTTTATAAGCCTACTTTACTGTGAGATAAAAAAAGTTAAAGTAAGCTTTGGCTATAACATATATTAATTACGCTTATAACGGATTGAACTAAAAACTCAATCTGTTAATTTTTTAGTTATTAAAAAGGCGAACTTGAGATCATTTGTTCGTTTTTAACTTTGTACTTTATCCTTTGTTTATGTAGTCGTTATTTAAACAAATCAACACAACACACTTATATTTTGTTGGTTAATTGTGCAAATGAACTGCGGTTGAACAGTTTATTGACACAAACTATTCAAAACATGGTAAAAACACACTATCTAAATTCAATAAAGTAATCACCATGAAGTTAATCTTAAAATTAATTGCCGGTATTGTGGCCGGTATTTTAGTCGGGCTCTACATTCCCCTAACTGGCGTTGAGCTTTTATACACAATAAAAGAGCTTATTGGCCAGCTTATTAGTTTTACAATCCCACTGATTATTTTATTTTTTATTGCCTCAGGGATTGCCGGGCTTCCAAAAGGCTCAGGGCACCTGCTGGGGAAAACGGTGGGTTTTGCGTATGGCTCAACAATTATAGCTGGTACTTTAGCGTTTTTATTAGTGACAGCGGTTATTCCGTTTTTAAGCGGCGGGATTTCATTTGAAGCTGAAGCCGTGACCGAAGTAGGTAGCTTCATTGACTTAGAAATTCCACCGTTAATGGGTGTAATGACTGCTTTAGTCACAGCCTTTGTATTTGGTATTGGTATGAGCCAGCTTGGCTTAGACACATTAAAAACTGTGTCAGATCAGGGGCGCGATATTATTGATGGTTTACTTTCAAAAGTAATTATTCCGGCATTACCGTTTTACATTGCGGGTGTATTTGCTGAAATGACCGTAGCAGGCACCGTTGTTGATACATTACAAGCATTTGGTGTAGTACTTATTGCTGCATTAGTGATGCATTGGTTATGGTTGAGTGTTTTATACATTACCTCAGGCCTATTACTTAAGCGTAATCCTATTGAGCTAATTAAAAATATGTTACCTGCGTACTTTACTGCATTAGGAACCATGTCGAGTGCGGCAACCATTCCAGTATCTTTGCAATCAAGTAAAGCAAATAACGTTAAAGAGGATGTAGCTAACTTTACCGTGCCATTATGCGCCACTATTCATCTATCAGGTTCAACAATTACAATAGTTACCTGTGCTATGGCTGTGATGTTTTTATCGCCTAGCATGGAAGTACCTTCATTAATGGCTATGTTGCCATTCATTATGATGTTAGGTGTAGTGATGATTGCAGCGCCAGGTGCACCAGGTGGTGCAGTAATGTCGGCGTTAGGTTTATTAACTAGCATGCTTGGTTTCAACGAAGGTGCGGTGGCACTAATGATTGCACTTTACCTAGCGCAAGATAGCTTCGGCACTGCGTGTAATGTAACTGGCGATGGTATTATTGCTTTATGGGTAGACCGTTTTAGTGAAAAAGCGTCAGCATAAATCATTGGGGCGTATTTACCTGCTATAGGTAAATACGCTTTTAATCATATCGGTCATGAAGACCGATGGCGAAAGCATAATATTAGTTATGGTTTCGTCGTATCTATGCTAATGTTGAATATTAAATTTGTTAACTTGCATCTTATTAGGCTAGTGAGGGTGTTCCATTGATTAACGTACTTTTAGT
This genomic window contains:
- a CDS encoding dicarboxylate/amino acid:cation symporter; amino-acid sequence: MKLILKLIAGIVAGILVGLYIPLTGVELLYTIKELIGQLISFTIPLIILFFIASGIAGLPKGSGHLLGKTVGFAYGSTIIAGTLAFLLVTAVIPFLSGGISFEAEAVTEVGSFIDLEIPPLMGVMTALVTAFVFGIGMSQLGLDTLKTVSDQGRDIIDGLLSKVIIPALPFYIAGVFAEMTVAGTVVDTLQAFGVVLIAALVMHWLWLSVLYITSGLLLKRNPIELIKNMLPAYFTALGTMSSAATIPVSLQSSKANNVKEDVANFTVPLCATIHLSGSTITIVTCAMAVMFLSPSMEVPSLMAMLPFIMMLGVVMIAAPGAPGGAVMSALGLLTSMLGFNEGAVALMIALYLAQDSFGTACNVTGDGIIALWVDRFSEKASA